A window from Barnesiella propionica encodes these proteins:
- the topA gene encoding type I DNA topoisomerase translates to MHKNLVIVESPAKAKTIEKFLGKDYKVLSSYGHIRDLKKKDFSIDIENNYTPIYEIPADKKKLVETLKEEAGKADMVWLASDEDREGEAIAWHLYEVLGLKPEKTKRIVFHEITKSAILHAIENPRDIDIPRVDAQQARRVLDRIVGFELSPVLWKKVKPALSAGRVQSVAVRLIVEREREIERFKTEASYRVVAVFLVPGINGTPVQMKAELGRRLKTEEEVRALLTTCMSAHFTIEDIQVKPAKKSPAPPFTTSTLQQEAARKLGYSVAQTMMVAQKLYESGFITYMRTDSVNLSSLAIDTTKDEILNTLGGKYLHIRNYHTKSKGAQEAHEAIRPTYIGNHEIDASAQERRLYELIWKRTIASQMSDAELEKTTATISISDSDDHFVAVGEVLKFDGFLKVYLESQDDDTEMEENEKMLPPLHIKDRLEMKEITATQRFTQHPARYTEASLVRKLEELGIGRPSTYAPTISTIQQRSYVEKGDKTGTERRYNVFTLKNGNIREEIKTEITGNEKAKLLPTDIGIVVNDFLTEYFPDILDYNFTANVEQKFDDIAEGKSEWPEEIDGFYKIFHPVVENALSLRLEHKVGERVLGADPKTGRPVSVKIGRFGPLVQIGTPEDEEKPLFASLMKGQSVSTITLEEALKLFDLPRTLGDFEEKTVSVGIGRFGPYIKHDNKYVSLPKTLTPQSVTLEKAVELIQNKRTEESQRLIKSFPEDAELELLNGRYGAYISYKKKNYKIPKATDAASLTYEECMKIINDAPDKSSAKKRAVRKTTKK, encoded by the coding sequence ATGCATAAGAATTTAGTAATTGTAGAATCCCCGGCCAAAGCGAAAACTATTGAAAAATTTCTTGGGAAAGATTATAAAGTTTTGTCCAGCTACGGCCATATCAGAGATTTGAAGAAAAAAGACTTCAGTATCGATATAGAAAATAATTATACTCCCATCTATGAAATACCTGCGGATAAAAAGAAGCTTGTCGAAACGTTAAAAGAAGAAGCCGGAAAGGCCGATATGGTATGGCTGGCTTCCGATGAGGACCGTGAGGGAGAAGCCATAGCCTGGCATTTGTATGAGGTTTTGGGACTTAAACCCGAAAAGACAAAACGTATCGTTTTTCATGAAATCACGAAGTCCGCTATTCTGCATGCGATCGAAAATCCCCGTGACATAGATATTCCCCGGGTAGATGCTCAGCAGGCAAGGCGTGTGCTCGACCGTATCGTAGGTTTCGAATTGTCCCCTGTGTTATGGAAAAAAGTAAAACCGGCACTTTCTGCCGGTCGTGTCCAGTCTGTAGCCGTACGTCTGATTGTAGAGCGGGAAAGAGAAATAGAGCGGTTTAAGACTGAAGCGTCTTACCGCGTTGTTGCTGTGTTCTTAGTTCCGGGTATTAACGGGACTCCGGTACAAATGAAAGCGGAATTGGGACGCCGTTTAAAAACCGAAGAAGAGGTAAGGGCTTTGCTTACAACATGTATGTCGGCTCATTTTACGATAGAAGATATACAGGTAAAACCGGCTAAAAAATCTCCGGCTCCCCCTTTCACTACGTCTACTTTACAGCAGGAAGCCGCTCGTAAACTGGGATATTCCGTAGCGCAAACTATGATGGTGGCCCAGAAGTTATACGAGTCGGGATTTATCACTTATATGCGTACCGACTCGGTGAATCTTTCCAGTTTGGCTATTGATACGACTAAAGATGAAATATTAAATACATTAGGAGGAAAATATCTTCATATACGTAATTACCATACTAAATCCAAAGGTGCCCAGGAGGCCCATGAAGCTATACGTCCTACTTATATAGGTAATCATGAAATAGATGCTTCGGCTCAGGAACGCAGGTTGTATGAGCTGATATGGAAGCGTACCATAGCTTCCCAGATGAGTGATGCTGAATTGGAAAAAACGACTGCTACCATATCTATTTCAGATAGTGACGACCATTTTGTAGCCGTGGGAGAAGTTCTTAAGTTCGATGGTTTTCTAAAAGTATATCTGGAATCCCAGGACGATGATACCGAAATGGAAGAAAATGAAAAGATGCTTCCTCCACTACATATTAAGGATCGTCTTGAAATGAAAGAGATTACTGCTACGCAGAGATTTACCCAGCATCCGGCGAGATATACAGAGGCCAGTCTGGTACGCAAGCTGGAAGAATTGGGTATAGGGCGTCCTTCAACCTATGCTCCTACTATTTCTACCATACAGCAGCGCAGTTATGTGGAAAAAGGAGATAAAACCGGGACCGAAAGGAGATATAATGTCTTTACGCTGAAAAACGGGAATATACGGGAAGAGATAAAAACCGAAATAACCGGGAATGAAAAAGCGAAATTATTACCTACCGATATAGGAATAGTAGTTAATGATTTCCTGACCGAATATTTTCCTGATATCCTCGATTATAATTTTACGGCGAATGTAGAACAAAAATTCGACGATATTGCAGAAGGTAAATCGGAGTGGCCGGAGGAGATAGACGGATTCTATAAAATATTTCATCCGGTAGTGGAGAATGCACTCTCTTTACGGTTAGAACATAAAGTCGGCGAGCGTGTGCTGGGTGCCGATCCTAAGACGGGACGTCCAGTATCGGTAAAGATAGGCCGTTTCGGTCCGTTGGTACAGATAGGAACTCCGGAGGATGAAGAAAAACCTTTGTTCGCTTCTTTGATGAAAGGGCAGTCTGTGAGTACCATAACGCTGGAAGAGGCCTTGAAATTATTTGACCTTCCCCGCACGTTGGGCGATTTTGAAGAAAAAACGGTTTCGGTAGGGATAGGCCGTTTCGGTCCTTATATCAAGCATGATAATAAATATGTCTCTTTACCTAAGACTTTGACGCCTCAAAGTGTGACTCTGGAAAAAGCGGTAGAGCTGATACAGAATAAAAGGACAGAAGAAAGCCAGCGTCTAATAAAAAGTTTTCCTGAAGATGCGGAACTGGAGTTATTGAACGGCCGTTATGGCGCATATATCTCTTATAAAAAGAAAAATTATAAGATTCCTAAAGCAACCGATGCAGCTTCTCTTACCTATGAAGAATGTATGAAAATAATCAATGATGCTCCGGACAAGTCTTCTGCAAAGAAAAGGGCGGTTCGTAAAACAACTAAGAAGTAA
- a CDS encoding helix-turn-helix transcriptional regulator → MAKNLFSRYIWLIDVLRRNGRLTQREINERWMRTDLSEGKPFARRTFHNYRQAIQELFDVNIECDGSTYEYYIEDDEQLNSGSYRNWLLNTFAVTSMISDSHKLQARIVPENIPSGQKYLSVIIDAMRDGKVLNMDYQSFWRVVPQTLEVEPYFVKVFRQRWYVIGKNSYDEKVKIYALDRICSVFISDKNFTIPEDFSPETYFQDSFGIIQGEGKTYDILLKVEAEQAKYFRVLPLHDSQIETVTGPVYSIFKYHLKITYDLKQEILSFGKTVEVLAPEELRYDISNILRQACSLYDKK, encoded by the coding sequence ATGGCAAAGAACTTGTTTTCACGGTACATATGGTTGATAGATGTATTAAGACGGAACGGCAGACTTACCCAACGGGAGATAAACGAGCGCTGGATGAGGACCGATCTGTCCGAGGGAAAACCGTTCGCCAGGCGTACTTTCCATAATTACCGTCAGGCTATACAGGAATTGTTCGATGTGAATATCGAATGCGATGGCTCTACGTATGAATATTATATCGAAGATGACGAACAGTTGAATTCCGGCAGTTACAGAAACTGGTTGCTGAATACATTCGCCGTGACCAGTATGATAAGCGACAGCCATAAACTACAAGCCCGTATAGTTCCTGAAAATATCCCCTCGGGACAAAAATACTTGTCGGTTATTATTGATGCCATGAGAGACGGTAAGGTGCTGAATATGGATTACCAGTCTTTCTGGCGTGTTGTACCGCAAACTTTGGAAGTAGAACCGTATTTTGTAAAAGTATTCAGGCAGCGATGGTATGTGATCGGCAAGAATTCCTATGACGAAAAAGTGAAGATATATGCCTTGGACAGGATATGTTCGGTTTTCATTTCGGACAAGAATTTCACGATTCCGGAGGATTTTTCCCCGGAGACTTACTTTCAGGATAGTTTCGGTATTATCCAGGGAGAAGGAAAAACATACGATATTTTGCTTAAAGTGGAGGCCGAACAGGCCAAATATTTCAGGGTATTGCCTTTACACGACTCCCAGATAGAAACAGTTACGGGACCTGTTTATTCTATTTTTAAATACCATTTGAAGATAACATATGATTTGAAACAGGAAATTTTATCGTTCGGAAAAACAGTGGAAGTCTTGGCTCCCGAGGAACTGAGATACGATATTTCCAATATATTGCGGCAGGCCTGTTCTTTATATGATAAAAAATAG
- a CDS encoding TonB-dependent receptor, translated as MKKQNILYIVAFMAIIIPVQAQENKNSLNREVTIEKDFTPIVRDASKINVLPEVETPSAVKQVISYSDWTFPSSVNPQIPVLPAYGYADTYKYSKKRGYIDYALGNYWNMTGSAGYRILDSKQNKLGVWYQHNSANGSVKYLQNDEKRKQKWNDNRVGLYYSHRFNTLQLNIDGGYRYNTFNYYGYQIPLAADNKNQVAQQVNIKAGIKSLPDAEDFEYDISVGYNRYSNKLGLFLFADEGKAQNHFSTKFRLGAPVNEISKIGIDGGMDNLFYSKNYSEYGSFTVIRLTPYYSVKQNNINLRLGMNMDISANDGTIFRFAPDVRLDWEFYDSNFLYTSITGGKKIFTWDDLANITRYFYSVGEKSSYTPVDAVIGFGSRAIPGVSFNLYGGYENVKDKLVSGGLVQGHKRPAVGFFNLDRAACWKLGIEVRYNYVSWLEINAKVDFRSWDNNEVLYTPKWEGALDVKLHPVKPLTLYAGYNMATGRKYIWKELNPLDSQNAQEVMRGTLKNIHNVKVGASYTFGNDVTLFAQVDNLLNRRYEYYYGMPAQRLNFMAGFAVNF; from the coding sequence ATGAAAAAACAAAATATATTATATATCGTAGCGTTTATGGCAATAATTATTCCTGTACAGGCGCAGGAGAATAAGAACTCTCTTAACCGGGAAGTAACTATTGAAAAAGATTTTACTCCAATCGTGCGGGATGCTTCTAAAATTAATGTGTTGCCTGAAGTGGAAACTCCATCGGCAGTAAAACAGGTAATATCTTATAGTGACTGGACTTTTCCGTCATCCGTCAATCCCCAAATTCCGGTATTACCCGCTTACGGTTATGCCGATACATATAAATATTCGAAAAAACGGGGATATATCGATTATGCCTTGGGAAATTACTGGAATATGACGGGAAGTGCGGGATACCGGATTCTGGACAGTAAACAAAATAAGCTGGGGGTATGGTATCAGCATAATTCTGCGAACGGAAGTGTAAAATATCTTCAGAATGATGAAAAGAGAAAGCAAAAATGGAATGATAACCGGGTAGGACTGTATTATAGTCATCGGTTTAATACTCTGCAATTGAATATAGACGGTGGTTATCGTTATAATACATTTAATTATTATGGTTATCAGATACCTCTTGCCGCAGATAATAAGAATCAGGTAGCCCAGCAAGTGAATATAAAGGCAGGTATTAAGTCTTTACCCGATGCAGAAGATTTTGAATACGATATATCGGTCGGATATAACAGATACTCAAACAAATTAGGTCTGTTTTTATTTGCAGATGAAGGAAAAGCACAGAACCATTTCTCTACGAAATTCCGTTTGGGCGCACCTGTCAATGAAATATCCAAAATAGGGATCGACGGAGGCATGGATAATTTATTTTATAGCAAAAATTATTCTGAATATGGTTCATTTACAGTTATACGATTAACTCCATATTACAGTGTCAAACAGAATAATATCAATCTCCGTTTGGGGATGAATATGGATATATCGGCTAATGACGGTACTATTTTCCGTTTTGCTCCCGATGTCCGGCTGGATTGGGAATTCTATGATTCTAATTTTTTGTATACCAGTATTACGGGAGGGAAGAAAATATTTACATGGGATGACCTGGCAAATATTACCCGTTATTTTTATTCTGTGGGTGAGAAATCCTCATATACGCCTGTCGATGCTGTTATCGGGTTCGGCAGCCGGGCAATTCCTGGGGTGAGCTTTAATTTGTATGGGGGATATGAGAATGTGAAAGATAAATTAGTTTCCGGAGGCCTTGTCCAAGGACATAAAAGGCCAGCTGTCGGATTCTTTAACCTGGATCGGGCTGCTTGCTGGAAATTGGGTATAGAAGTTCGTTATAACTATGTTTCCTGGTTAGAAATAAATGCTAAAGTTGATTTCCGGAGCTGGGATAACAATGAAGTTCTTTATACTCCTAAGTGGGAAGGTGCTTTGGATGTTAAACTTCATCCTGTAAAACCTCTTACGCTTTATGCCGGATATAATATGGCAACCGGAAGGAAATATATTTGGAAAGAACTTAACCCGCTGGATTCTCAGAATGCTCAGGAAGTAATGCGTGGAACATTGAAAAATATTCATAATGTAAAGGTGGGTGCATCGTATACTTTCGGGAATGATGTGACATTATTCGCACAGGTTGATAATCTGCTTAACCGTCGTTATGAATATTATTATGGTATGCCGGCGCAAAGATTGAATTTTATGGCCGGATTTGCCGTGAATTTTTAA